One Lactobacillus sp. ESL0785 DNA window includes the following coding sequences:
- the hprK gene encoding HPr(Ser) kinase/phosphatase, with amino-acid sequence MVKAVKLKNLIRDNKIIRVAQGKQYIDNKEIIVSDIYRPGLELTGYFDFYPKQRIQLLGRTEISYAARLDHDSLIRVFTKMCTLETPCFFVSRSLRIPRELKEAAEQAKIPILTSSESTTYVSSILTEYLRERLAVRDTIHGVLVEVKGLGVLLTGDSGVGKSETALGLIHRGHRLIADDRVDVYQKDVETVMGEAPQILKHLMEIRGIGIINVMDLFGVGAVKRRASIRLVIKLVNWDNTANYDRLGFEESKRNICNVEIPQITIPVKVGRNMEDIIEIATMNFRAKKWGYDATKTFDNNLTNLISANSKKDLAEDKNK; translated from the coding sequence ATGGTCAAGGCTGTTAAATTAAAGAATTTAATTCGTGATAATAAAATAATACGTGTGGCTCAAGGTAAGCAATATATTGATAATAAAGAGATTATTGTATCTGATATTTATCGGCCTGGGTTGGAGTTAACTGGTTATTTTGATTTTTATCCTAAACAGCGGATTCAACTTTTAGGGCGGACGGAAATTTCCTATGCTGCTAGATTGGATCATGATAGTTTAATTAGGGTCTTCACTAAAATGTGTACCCTAGAAACACCGTGCTTTTTTGTTTCGCGTTCGCTGCGGATTCCGCGTGAGTTAAAAGAGGCGGCTGAACAGGCTAAAATCCCAATATTAACGTCATCGGAATCGACAACATATGTGTCTAGTATTTTGACTGAATATTTGCGTGAGCGTTTAGCAGTTCGGGATACAATTCACGGCGTATTAGTTGAAGTTAAGGGCTTAGGAGTCTTGCTGACAGGAGATTCTGGTGTTGGTAAGTCGGAAACCGCGTTAGGATTAATTCATCGCGGTCACCGCTTGATTGCGGATGATCGGGTTGATGTTTATCAAAAGGACGTTGAGACGGTAATGGGTGAAGCACCTCAAATTTTGAAACATTTAATGGAAATTCGCGGCATCGGTATTATTAATGTCATGGATTTGTTTGGTGTAGGTGCTGTGAAAAGACGTGCTAGTATCCGGTTAGTGATTAAGTTAGTTAATTGGGATAATACGGCTAATTATGATCGATTGGGTTTTGAAGAAAGTAAACGTAATATCTGCAATGTAGAAATTCCGCAAATTACAATTCCAGTTAAAGTTGGTCGCAACATGGAAGATATTATTGAAATTGCAACGATGAATTTTCGGGCAAAAAAATGGGGCTATGATGCTACTAAAACCTTTGATAATAACTTGACCAACTTGATTTCTGCTAACTCAAAGAAAGATTTGGCGGAGGATAAAAATAAATGA
- the prfB gene encoding peptide chain release factor 2 (programmed frameshift), producing the protein MEISEIQSALDELKTRLAHFRGSLDLESIDESIAVNEGKMQDPDFWHHQEQAQELITANNLLKEKRDSFVHLQENYQNEATALELLRLEPDQELQAEVEADLTNLQAEFHEYEMDLLLSGKYDAHNALLEIHPGAGGTEAMDWAQMLLRMYQRYADSRDFKFEINNYEPGEEAGVKSVSVRITGKNAYGLLKSENGVHRLVRISPFDSAKRRHTSFASVEVIPEIDDSIKIDINPKDLRIDVYRSSGAGGQHINKTSSAVRITHLPTGFVTTSQAQRSQLQNRETAMNELRAKLFHLEEEKKRQHKQELKGDQKEIGWGSQIRSYVFHPYDLVKDLRTGYETADTSGVMDGKLQPFVYSYLQWRLSQDNPE; encoded by the exons ATGGAAATTAGTGAAATTCAAAGTGCACTAGACGAACTTAAAACCCGTTTAGCACACTTTAGGGGGTCTCTT GACCTTGAGTCAATCGATGAAAGTATTGCAGTTAATGAAGGTAAGATGCAGGATCCAGATTTTTGGCACCATCAGGAGCAGGCACAAGAATTAATTACAGCTAATAATTTACTGAAAGAAAAACGTGATTCGTTTGTTCATTTACAAGAAAATTATCAAAATGAGGCAACTGCTTTAGAGTTATTGCGGCTAGAACCAGATCAGGAATTGCAAGCTGAGGTTGAGGCAGATTTAACTAACTTGCAAGCTGAATTCCACGAGTATGAAATGGACTTATTATTGTCAGGTAAATATGATGCTCATAATGCCCTACTTGAGATTCATCCCGGTGCTGGTGGAACGGAAGCCATGGATTGGGCCCAAATGCTGCTACGAATGTATCAGCGGTATGCAGATTCACGTGATTTTAAATTCGAAATTAATAACTATGAGCCTGGTGAAGAAGCTGGTGTAAAAAGTGTTAGTGTGCGGATTACGGGTAAAAATGCTTATGGCTTATTAAAGTCAGAGAATGGTGTTCACCGGTTAGTGCGGATTTCGCCGTTTGATTCTGCTAAACGGCGCCATACATCATTTGCTTCAGTTGAAGTAATTCCTGAAATTGATGATAGTATCAAAATTGATATTAATCCTAAAGATTTGCGGATTGATGTTTATCGTTCAAGTGGTGCTGGTGGCCAGCATATTAACAAAACTTCTAGTGCTGTGCGGATTACACACTTGCCAACGGGTTTTGTAACCACTTCCCAGGCGCAGCGTTCGCAACTGCAAAACCGAGAAACAGCAATGAATGAATTGCGGGCTAAGCTGTTCCACTTGGAAGAAGAAAAAAAGCGTCAGCATAAGCAGGAATTAAAGGGTGACCAGAAGGAAATTGGCTGGGGTTCACAAATTAGATCCTATGTTTTTCATCCTTATGATTTGGTTAAGGATTTGCGAACTGGCTATGAAACAGCTGATACAAGTGGTGTAATGGATGGAAAGTTGCAGCCATTTGTCTATTCATATTTGCAATGGCGGCTGAGTCAAGATAATCCAGAATAG
- the lgt gene encoding prolipoprotein diacylglyceryl transferase, which yields MMLTINPVAIQLGSLSIKWYGVIMAVAIVIAASMAIIEGKRRQIASDDFIDLLLWGVPLGYVGARIYYVVFEWSYYSQHPDQIIAIWNGGIAIYGGLIAGAIVLLIFCYKRLLPPFLMLDVIAPGVMAAQILGRWGNFMNQEAHGGPTTLHFLQSLHLPAWIIAQMNINGVYYQPTFLYESFFNLLGLLLILSLRHKKHLFKQGEVFMLYLAWYSVVRFFVEGLRTDSLYLFNVIRVSQLLSLVLFIVVIALFIYRRVKVKPKWYLDGSGLKYPYTRD from the coding sequence ATGATGTTAACGATTAACCCGGTCGCGATTCAGTTAGGAAGTTTAAGCATCAAGTGGTATGGTGTTATTATGGCTGTTGCGATTGTCATAGCAGCTTCAATGGCAATTATTGAGGGTAAAAGACGGCAGATTGCTAGTGATGATTTTATTGATTTGCTTTTATGGGGTGTACCGTTAGGTTATGTTGGCGCACGGATCTATTATGTTGTCTTTGAATGGAGCTATTATTCGCAGCATCCTGACCAAATTATCGCTATTTGGAACGGTGGTATTGCAATCTATGGTGGATTAATTGCTGGGGCAATTGTGTTGCTAATTTTTTGTTATAAACGGCTGCTGCCACCATTTTTAATGTTAGATGTGATTGCTCCGGGAGTAATGGCAGCACAAATTTTAGGACGTTGGGGCAATTTTATGAATCAAGAAGCCCATGGTGGTCCGACAACATTGCATTTCTTGCAAAGCCTGCACTTGCCAGCTTGGATTATTGCACAAATGAATATTAATGGGGTTTATTATCAACCGACTTTTCTTTACGAATCATTTTTTAATTTGCTGGGTCTGTTGTTAATTTTAAGTTTGCGCCATAAAAAACACTTGTTTAAGCAGGGAGAAGTTTTTATGCTTTATCTTGCTTGGTATTCAGTTGTGCGGTTTTTTGTTGAGGGACTTAGGACCGATAGTTTGTACCTATTCAATGTAATTCGTGTTTCGCAATTATTAAGTTTGGTATTATTTATTGTTGTTATTGCCCTATTTATTTATCGCCGGGTAAAAGTTAAGCCTAAGTGGTATCTTGATGGTAGTGGCCTCAAGTATCCGTATACAAGAGACTAA
- the uvrB gene encoding excinuclease ABC subunit UvrB, with the protein MIKRQEKHKFELVSKFKPAGDQQQAIDQLTAGFKKGDKEQILEGATGTGKTFTMANIIANLNKPTLVISHNKTLVGQLYGEFKEFFPHNAVDYFVSYYDYYQPEAYVPQSDTYIEKDSAINDEIDQLRHQATSDLMERNDVIVVASVSCIYGLGDPHEYAASVITFHEGEEYDRNTLLRDLVNIQYDRNDIDFQRGRFRVRGDSVEVFPAGNSNHAYRIEFFGDEIDRIVEVDALTGEVIGERESISLFPATHFMTNDEQMRRALKLISQEMKLQVKEFEGEGKLLEAERIKQRTTYDMEMMNEVGYTNGIENYSRHMEGRKEGEPPYTLLDFFPDDFLILIDESHATMPEIRAMYNGDRNRKKTLIDYGFRLPSALDNRPLKLQEFEKHVNQILYVSATPGDYELERTDDKVEQIIRPTGLLDPQIEVRPIEGQIDDLVAEINQRIDHNERVFVTTLTKKMAEDLTDYLKDLGIKVQYLHSDVKTLERMQILRDLRLGKYDVLIGINLLREGIDVPEVSLVAILDADKEGFLRAYRPLVQTMGRASRNQNGKVIMYADSITDSMHEAIDATQRRRKLQIAFNEEHGITPKTIVKPIRDAISATKQADDVPNSDSFADLNFDELTAKQKKTMISDLRQQMQAAAKKLDFEGAANLRDAIMELENSTRKPIKKKGKTLNGKR; encoded by the coding sequence ATGATTAAGCGACAAGAAAAGCATAAATTTGAACTTGTATCAAAATTTAAACCAGCTGGTGACCAGCAACAAGCGATTGATCAACTAACTGCTGGCTTTAAGAAGGGTGATAAAGAACAAATTCTTGAAGGAGCTACTGGAACTGGTAAAACCTTTACGATGGCTAATATTATTGCTAATTTAAATAAACCAACGTTGGTTATTTCTCATAATAAAACTTTAGTTGGGCAATTATATGGTGAATTTAAGGAGTTTTTTCCACATAATGCTGTTGATTATTTTGTCTCTTACTATGATTATTATCAACCTGAAGCTTATGTGCCCCAGTCAGATACTTATATTGAAAAAGATTCGGCAATTAATGACGAGATCGACCAGTTGCGCCACCAGGCGACTAGTGACTTAATGGAGCGCAATGATGTAATCGTTGTGGCTTCTGTTTCTTGCATTTATGGGTTAGGGGACCCGCATGAATATGCTGCTAGTGTAATCACTTTCCATGAAGGTGAAGAATATGATCGTAATACCCTACTGCGGGATTTGGTTAATATTCAATATGATCGCAACGACATTGATTTTCAGCGTGGTCGTTTTCGCGTGCGGGGTGATAGCGTTGAAGTTTTTCCAGCAGGTAATTCCAACCATGCTTATCGGATTGAATTTTTTGGTGATGAAATTGATCGGATTGTGGAAGTTGATGCGTTAACTGGTGAAGTAATCGGTGAACGTGAAAGCATCTCATTGTTTCCAGCTACGCACTTTATGACTAATGATGAACAAATGCGGCGGGCTTTGAAATTAATTTCGCAAGAAATGAAACTGCAGGTAAAGGAATTTGAAGGCGAAGGCAAACTGCTGGAAGCTGAGCGAATTAAGCAGCGGACTACTTATGATATGGAAATGATGAATGAGGTTGGCTATACCAACGGCATTGAAAATTATTCAAGACATATGGAAGGCCGTAAGGAAGGTGAGCCACCGTATACACTGCTTGACTTCTTCCCTGACGATTTTTTGATTTTGATTGATGAATCACACGCAACAATGCCAGAAATCAGGGCAATGTATAATGGTGACCGTAATCGGAAGAAGACATTGATTGATTATGGTTTTCGCTTACCATCGGCACTTGATAACCGTCCGCTAAAATTACAAGAATTTGAAAAGCATGTTAATCAAATTTTATATGTTTCGGCAACGCCGGGTGACTATGAATTAGAACGAACTGACGATAAGGTAGAACAGATTATCAGGCCGACAGGCTTGCTTGATCCTCAGATTGAGGTCCGGCCAATTGAAGGCCAGATTGATGACTTAGTAGCAGAAATTAATCAACGCATTGATCATAATGAGCGAGTTTTTGTCACGACTTTGACCAAAAAAATGGCTGAAGATTTAACCGATTACCTCAAAGATTTGGGCATTAAGGTCCAATATTTGCACTCTGATGTTAAAACACTTGAGCGGATGCAAATTTTACGTGATTTACGACTTGGTAAATACGACGTGCTAATTGGAATTAACTTACTGCGCGAAGGGATTGACGTGCCAGAAGTTTCTTTAGTTGCGATTTTAGATGCTGATAAGGAAGGTTTTTTACGGGCCTACCGTCCTCTAGTCCAAACAATGGGTCGTGCTTCGCGTAATCAAAATGGTAAAGTTATCATGTATGCGGATTCAATCACTGATTCAATGCATGAGGCGATTGATGCGACACAGCGCCGGCGAAAATTACAGATTGCTTTTAATGAAGAACATGGTATTACGCCTAAGACAATTGTAAAGCCCATTCGGGATGCTATCTCGGCTACTAAGCAGGCTGATGATGTACCTAACAGTGATAGCTTTGCCGATCTTAACTTTGATGAGTTAACGGCTAAGCAAAAGAAAACAATGATTTCTGATTTACGTCAGCAAATGCAAGCTGCTGCTAAGAAACTGGACTTTGAGGGTGCAGCTAATTTGCGGGATGCAATTATGGAATTAGAAAATTCAACGAGAAAACCGATTAAGAAAAAAGGAAAAACATTAAATGGTAAACGATAA
- a CDS encoding phospho-sugar mutase gives MNAEETFKKWQAAPDMPDYLAAQLTELGQDATWVQDAFGQEINFGTAGMRGRLEPGINRINVFTIKWVTEGLARLITENGATAQKRGVAISFDSRYHSREFAQIAARVLGAHGIHVYLFDDLRPTPELSFAVRHLHAFAGINITASHNAKQYNGYKVYGSDGAQMGPENANRVFAHAEQVTDIFAIKAAPVEQLRSQGLLQLIGEDLDEAYLAELKTVNVNKPLIKENANKLKIIYSPLHGTGKMLYERAFRQNGFTNIIPVPSQSIIDPEFPTTKKPNPEYRDVFDPGVALANEKQADLIIATDPDADRMGACVRTEKGDFQVLTGNQIATLMAYYLLVNLKDSGQLTPNYELITSIVSSQMPLKIARDFGIKTKSVLTGFKFIGEEVDRMNKAHDGQFLMGFEESYGYLFKPFARDKDAMQGALMFAEVASYYASRKMTVLDGLKEIWQKYGTSYEITRAIEMPGIGGQKKMAALMTKLRAAQLTTINGVQVVKMQDFLTQEETVKGQTTAMTDLPKSNVLKYFLADETWLALRPSGTEPVIKAYVGVNQPDITTAEKAASTYQVALAELLK, from the coding sequence ATTAATGCAGAAGAAACTTTTAAAAAATGGCAAGCAGCTCCTGATATGCCAGATTATTTAGCAGCCCAATTGACAGAATTGGGTCAGGATGCCACATGGGTTCAAGATGCTTTTGGTCAAGAGATTAATTTTGGCACTGCAGGGATGCGTGGCCGTCTTGAGCCGGGAATTAACCGAATTAATGTTTTTACAATTAAATGGGTAACCGAAGGGTTGGCTCGCTTAATTACTGAAAATGGTGCGACAGCACAGAAACGTGGCGTTGCAATTTCATTTGATTCGCGGTATCACTCACGTGAATTTGCGCAAATTGCTGCCCGGGTTTTGGGAGCACATGGTATTCATGTTTACTTATTTGACGATTTGCGGCCAACGCCAGAATTATCATTTGCAGTGCGACATTTACATGCTTTTGCTGGAATTAACATTACAGCTTCTCACAATGCTAAGCAATATAATGGCTATAAGGTTTATGGCTCAGACGGCGCGCAAATGGGTCCTGAAAATGCTAACCGGGTGTTTGCTCATGCTGAACAAGTTACTGATATTTTTGCAATTAAGGCAGCTCCAGTTGAGCAATTACGGTCTCAAGGACTGTTACAGTTAATTGGTGAAGACCTTGATGAAGCCTACTTGGCAGAACTCAAGACTGTTAATGTTAATAAACCGTTGATTAAGGAAAACGCAAATAAGCTGAAAATTATTTATTCACCTTTACACGGAACGGGTAAGATGCTTTATGAGCGGGCATTTCGCCAAAATGGTTTTACTAATATTATTCCAGTTCCTAGTCAATCCATTATTGACCCAGAATTTCCTACTACGAAAAAACCAAATCCAGAATATCGGGATGTGTTTGATCCGGGAGTTGCTTTAGCTAATGAAAAGCAGGCAGATTTAATTATTGCAACAGATCCGGATGCTGACCGGATGGGCGCATGTGTACGGACTGAAAAGGGTGATTTTCAAGTTTTAACGGGGAACCAAATTGCTACTTTAATGGCTTATTATTTATTGGTTAACTTGAAGGACAGTGGTCAATTAACACCAAATTATGAATTGATTACGTCAATTGTTTCTAGTCAAATGCCATTGAAGATTGCTCGTGATTTTGGCATTAAAACTAAGTCGGTTTTGACCGGGTTCAAGTTTATTGGTGAAGAAGTTGACCGGATGAATAAAGCACATGATGGTCAGTTCTTGATGGGCTTTGAAGAAAGTTATGGTTATTTGTTTAAGCCATTTGCGCGTGACAAGGATGCAATGCAAGGAGCACTAATGTTCGCTGAAGTTGCTTCTTATTATGCTTCGCGTAAAATGACGGTTTTAGATGGTTTAAAAGAAATTTGGCAGAAATACGGTACTTCTTATGAAATCACGCGGGCAATTGAAATGCCGGGAATTGGCGGGCAAAAGAAGATGGCAGCGTTAATGACTAAATTGCGTGCAGCACAATTAACGACAATTAATGGCGTGCAGGTTGTTAAGATGCAGGACTTTTTAACTCAAGAAGAGACGGTTAAGGGCCAAACTACAGCCATGACTGACTTGCCGAAGTCGAATGTCTTGAAGTACTTTCTAGCTGATGAAACCTGGTTGGCACTTAGACCATCGGGTACTGAACCGGTAATTAAGGCTTATGTTGGTGTTAATCAACCGGATATTACAACTGCAGAAAAAGCAGCTTCTACTTATCAAGTAGCTTTGGCTGAACTGTTAAAATAA
- a CDS encoding NAD(P)H-dependent glycerol-3-phosphate dehydrogenase produces the protein MTKIAVLGAGSWGTVLGSMLADKGNEVVLFGNNEQVNQEINEQHTNLHYMKNWQVNKTAKATSDLTVALTGAEVVLFVLPTSAIRSVAKNVRAVLAKIGSQPLLVTATKGIEPGTKKLISEILTEEVYPNDEDKIVAISGPSHAESVAQKDLTAIACASTSMTNAQKVQQLMSNDYVRLYTNDDLIGVEVAGAVKNVIAIAAGILVGKHYGDDAKAALMTRGLAEITRLGVNYFGAKPLTFSGLAGIGDLIVTCTSVNSRNWRCGKQIGEGKSLDYIVKNMGQVIEGATTVKAVHELCQEKQIDMPISEAIYRVLYENTNVDDEITKMMGRSPKQEIRL, from the coding sequence ATGACAAAAATTGCAGTTTTAGGAGCAGGTTCATGGGGAACAGTTTTGGGCTCGATGCTTGCTGACAAGGGAAATGAAGTCGTTCTATTTGGTAATAACGAACAAGTTAACCAAGAGATTAACGAACAACATACTAATTTACATTATATGAAAAATTGGCAAGTAAATAAGACAGCTAAGGCAACTAGTGATTTGACAGTAGCTTTAACTGGTGCAGAAGTTGTCTTGTTTGTGCTGCCGACAAGTGCTATTCGCAGCGTTGCCAAAAATGTGCGTGCGGTTTTGGCTAAAATAGGTAGTCAACCACTTTTAGTAACCGCGACAAAGGGAATTGAACCAGGAACCAAAAAATTGATTTCTGAAATTTTGACTGAAGAAGTTTACCCTAATGATGAAGATAAGATTGTAGCAATTTCTGGTCCTAGTCACGCCGAGAGTGTGGCACAGAAAGATTTAACTGCGATTGCTTGTGCATCAACTAGTATGACTAATGCCCAAAAAGTGCAGCAATTAATGTCTAATGATTACGTACGCCTTTATACTAACGATGACTTGATTGGCGTTGAAGTTGCTGGTGCTGTCAAAAATGTCATTGCAATTGCTGCCGGAATTTTGGTTGGTAAGCATTATGGTGATGATGCTAAGGCTGCACTGATGACACGTGGTTTAGCAGAGATTACCCGGCTAGGAGTTAATTACTTTGGCGCTAAACCATTAACCTTTAGTGGCTTAGCTGGTATTGGTGACTTAATTGTTACTTGTACCTCGGTTAATTCTCGTAATTGGCGTTGTGGTAAGCAAATTGGTGAAGGTAAGAGCCTTGACTATATTGTTAAAAATATGGGTCAAGTTATTGAAGGTGCTACGACAGTTAAAGCGGTTCATGAATTATGCCAAGAAAAGCAAATCGATATGCCGATTAGTGAAGCTATTTATCGGGTTTTATATGAAAATACCAATGTCGATGATGAAATTACCAAGATGATGGGTAGAAGTCCCAAACAAGAAATTAGACTTTAA
- the trxB gene encoding thioredoxin-disulfide reductase: MAKNYDVIIIGAGPGGMTAALYASRANLSVLLLDRGLYGGQMNNTDAIDNYPGFSDVKGPELGEKMYNSIMRFGAEFEYGDVQSVELDGNTKVVKTDAGEYTTQALIIATGADHRHLGVPGEEEYSGKGVSYCAVCDAAFFKDEDIAVIGGGDSAIEEGIYLAQSAKSVTVIHRRDQLRAQATLQKRAFANDKMHFIWNANTKSIDGDGQKVTGVTYQDKETGAEKQIATRGVFIYVGMLPQTTPFNDLGILDNKGWIPTDEHMHTKVAGVFALGDVRAKDLRQIANAVGEGSVAGQEAYNYLQKLND, encoded by the coding sequence ATGGCAAAAAATTATGATGTAATTATCATTGGTGCTGGTCCTGGTGGAATGACAGCTGCTCTTTATGCTTCCCGAGCTAATTTATCAGTGTTGCTCCTTGATCGTGGACTTTATGGCGGTCAGATGAATAATACTGATGCAATTGACAATTATCCTGGCTTCAGTGATGTGAAGGGACCAGAATTGGGCGAAAAAATGTATAATTCAATTATGCGTTTTGGTGCTGAATTTGAATACGGTGACGTTCAATCGGTTGAGCTTGATGGTAATACAAAAGTTGTTAAGACTGATGCTGGTGAATATACTACGCAAGCTTTGATTATTGCGACTGGTGCTGATCATCGTCACTTGGGTGTTCCCGGTGAAGAAGAATATTCAGGCAAGGGTGTTTCTTATTGTGCGGTTTGTGATGCGGCCTTTTTTAAGGATGAAGACATTGCAGTTATCGGTGGCGGCGATTCAGCAATTGAAGAAGGTATTTATCTTGCTCAATCTGCTAAGTCAGTAACGGTTATCCACCGTCGTGACCAATTACGGGCACAGGCTACTTTGCAAAAGCGAGCATTTGCTAATGATAAGATGCACTTTATCTGGAATGCTAATACTAAGTCAATTGATGGTGATGGGCAAAAAGTAACCGGCGTAACTTACCAGGATAAAGAAACTGGTGCAGAGAAGCAGATAGCTACTCGTGGTGTATTTATTTATGTTGGTATGTTGCCGCAGACGACCCCATTTAATGATTTAGGTATTCTAGATAATAAGGGCTGGATTCCTACTGATGAACATATGCATACTAAAGTTGCTGGCGTTTTTGCTCTTGGCGATGTCCGAGCAAAAGATTTACGCCAGATTGCTAATGCAGTTGGTGAAGGTAGTGTTGCTGGTCAAGAGGCATATAACTATTTGCAAAAATTAAATGATTAG